A genomic stretch from Aedes albopictus strain Foshan chromosome 2, AalbF5, whole genome shotgun sequence includes:
- the LOC109400327 gene encoding very long-chain specific acyl-CoA dehydrogenase, mitochondrial, with the protein MFRLGQVVIRNGQKVKAIELRRCLSAAPQTQKRAENRAVADDKKPNMSFLTNIFRGEVQPAQVFPYPEVLDAEQKEYIAAFVDPVTRFFEEVNDPVKNDTTASIDEATSDALWELGAFSLQVPPEYGGLGLNNTQYSRMCDIIGGQDLGLGIFIGAHQSIGFKGILLYGTKEQKEKYLPKVSTGRTYAAFALTEPSSGSDAGSIRCRAVKTPDGKHYVLNGSKIWISNGGIADIMTVFAQTEIEDPRTGQKKDKVTAFIVERGFGGVTSGPPENKMGIKCSNTAEVYFEDCKIPIENVLGGEGNGFKVAMNILNNGRFGMAATLSGTMRACIQKATEHATNRVQFGRKLETYGGIQEKLARMAMHHYATQSMAYMISGNMDSGSTDYHLEAAISKVFASESAWYVCDEAIQILGGMGFMKDAGLERIMRDLRIFRIFEGTNDILRLFVALTGIQYAGSHLKELQKAFKNPAANLGLILQEGSRRAIRSIGYGGTDLAPFVAGPLKESAKQCSESIDIFGQAVESLLIKHGKGIVEEQFMLNRLADAAIDTYAMAVVLSRASRAVQKNLPSAEHEVLMAQAWCHEAADRVRVNIRKINTDSFAKNYGKMSQISKNICAHNGIAHNNPLDID; encoded by the exons ATGTTTCGATTGGGACAGGTTGTGATCCGCAATGGCCAGAAGGTGAAAGCCATCGAGCTTCGAAG ATGCCTTTCGGCGGCACCGCAAACGCAGAAGCGCGCCGAAAATCGTGCCGTGGCCGACGACAAGAAACCCAACATGTCCTTCCTGACCAACATCTTCCGCGGTGAAGTACAACCGGCTCAGGTGTTCCCGTACCCGGAAGTGCTCGATGCCGAACAGAAGGAATACATTGCCGCTTTCGTCGATCCCGTGACTAGATTTTTTGAG GAAGTCAACGATCCGGTGAAAAACGACACCACTGCAAGCATCGATGAAGCCACTTCGGATGCCCTTTGGGAGTTGGGCGCCTTCTCGCTGCAGGTTCCTCCGGAGTACGGTGGTCTCGGTTTGAACAACACACAGTACTCCCGAATGTGCGACATCATCGGTGGACAGGATTTAGGGCTGGGAATCTTCATCGGTGCACATCAGAGTATTGGTTTCAAA GGAATTCTGCTGTACGGAACTAAGGAGCAAAAGGAAAAATACCTGCCTAAGGTTTCTACCGGACGGACCTATGCAGCGTTTGCGCTGACTGAGCCGAGTTCCGGATCGGACGCCGGATCAATCCGGTGCCGGGCGGTGAAGACCCCAGACGGCAAGCACTATGTTTTGAATGGATCCAAGATCTGGATTTCTAACGGTGGAATTGCGGACATAATGACCGTTTTCGCTCAAACTGAGATTGAGGATCCCCGTACCGGACAGAAGAAGGACAAGGTAACAGCGTTTATCGTCGAACGCGGATTCGGAGGAGTCACCAGTGGACCTCCGGAGAACAAAATGGGTATCAAGTGCTCCAACACGGCTGAGGTCTATTTCGAGGATTGTAAGATTCCTATTGAAAATGTCCTGGGAGGAGAAGGCAATGGGTTCAAGGTTGCCATGAACATCCTGAACAATGGTCGATTCGGCATGGCCGCTACTTTGTCCGGTACAATGCGAGCTTGTATTCAGAAGGCCACCGAACATGCCACGAATCGAGTCCAATTCGGACGCAAGTTGGAGACGTACGGTGGAATCCAGGAGAAGCTAGCCCGTATGGCGATGCATCACTACGCGACACAATCGATGGCTTACATGATCTCTGGAAACATGGACTCCGGTTCCACTGACTACCATCTGGAGGCGGCCATTTCCAAGGTGTTTGCCTCGGAGTCGGCGTGGTACGTGTGCGATGAAGCGATTCAGATTCTCGGAGGAATGGGATTCATGAAAGACGCCGGATTGGAGCGTATTATGCGTGATTTgaggattttcagaatttttgagGGAACCAACGATATTCTGAGGCTGTTTGTCGCCTTGACCGGCATCCAGTACGCTGGATCGCATCTGAAAGAACTGCAGAAGGCGTTCAAAAACCCGGCTGCTAACTTGGGGTTGATTCTGCAGGAGGGATCCCGACGAGCAATTCGTAGCATCGGATACGGTGGAACCGACCTGGCACCATTCGTTGCCGGTCCACTCAAGGAATCGGCCAAGCAGTGCTCTGAG AGCATCGACATCTTCGGTCAAGCGGTGGAATCCCTGTTGATCAAACATGGCAAGGGCATCGTAGAGGAGCAGTTCATGCTGAACCGGTTGGCCGATGCTGCCATCGACACCTACGCCATGGCCGTGGTTCTCTCCCGGGCGTCTCGAGCCGTTCAGAAGAATCTTCCATCGGCCGAGCATGAAGTCCTGATGGCGCAAGCCTGGTGCCACGAAGCGGCCGACCGAGTGCGCGTCAATATCCGTAAGATCAATACCGATTCGTTCGCGAAGAACTACGGCAAGATGTCGCAGATTTCCAAGAACATTTGTGCACACAATGGCATCGCGCATAATAACCCGCTGGATATTGATTAA